The following coding sequences are from one Geothrix sp. window:
- a CDS encoding acyl-CoA carboxylase subunit beta encodes MSLEKKIELLKAKHAQALAGGGDARVQKQHEGGKLTARERVAAFLDEGSFEEMDALMVHRNWGVEKIPGDGVVTGFGRVDGRPVAIFAQDFTVFGGSLSEAYAKKICKVMDLAMKVGCPVIGLNDSGGARIQEGVVSLGGYADIFLRNTLASGVIPQISLIMGPCAGGAVYSPAITDFITMVKGTSYMFVTGPDVIKAVTHEEVTKEELGGASTHSAKSGVAHFVCQSDLAALAHTRELLSFLPSNNLGEAPRRAPKREMPLENPDLDKVVPDDASKPYDIRDIIRGVVDDAHFFEVHEAFAPNLVVGFARIDGRSIGIVANQPAFYAGVLDIASSEKGARFVRFCDAFNIPLITFEDVPGFLPGVTQEHGGIIRHGAKLLFAFCEATVPKITVITRKAYGGAYCVMASKHIRTDFNFAYPTAEIAVMGAEGAMNVLHGKSIAIAPDPVAKKAELVAEYNEKFANPYIAAEFGFIDEVILPRETRLKLIKALAFLDTKRDTMPPKKHGNIPL; translated from the coding sequence ATGTCCCTCGAAAAGAAGATCGAGCTGCTGAAAGCCAAGCATGCCCAGGCCCTGGCCGGTGGCGGCGACGCCCGGGTGCAGAAACAGCACGAGGGCGGCAAGCTCACGGCCCGAGAGCGGGTGGCGGCCTTCCTGGACGAGGGCTCCTTCGAGGAGATGGATGCCCTCATGGTCCACCGCAACTGGGGCGTGGAGAAGATCCCCGGCGACGGCGTGGTCACCGGCTTCGGGCGGGTGGATGGCCGGCCGGTGGCCATCTTCGCCCAGGACTTCACGGTGTTCGGGGGTTCGCTGTCCGAGGCCTACGCCAAGAAGATCTGCAAGGTCATGGACCTGGCCATGAAGGTGGGCTGCCCCGTCATTGGCCTCAACGACAGCGGCGGTGCCCGCATCCAGGAGGGGGTCGTTTCGCTCGGCGGCTACGCCGACATCTTCCTGCGCAACACCCTGGCCAGCGGCGTCATCCCCCAGATCAGCCTTATCATGGGCCCCTGTGCCGGCGGCGCGGTCTACAGCCCCGCCATCACGGACTTCATCACCATGGTGAAGGGCACCAGCTACATGTTCGTGACCGGCCCGGATGTCATCAAGGCTGTCACCCACGAAGAAGTCACCAAGGAGGAGCTGGGCGGTGCCTCCACGCACAGCGCCAAGAGCGGCGTGGCCCACTTCGTGTGCCAGAGCGACCTGGCGGCCCTGGCCCACACCCGCGAGCTGCTCTCCTTCCTGCCCAGCAACAACCTCGGCGAGGCGCCCCGTCGCGCCCCCAAGCGTGAGATGCCCCTGGAGAACCCCGACCTCGACAAGGTCGTGCCCGATGACGCCAGCAAGCCCTACGACATCCGCGACATCATCCGGGGCGTGGTGGACGACGCGCACTTCTTCGAGGTGCACGAGGCCTTCGCTCCCAACCTGGTGGTGGGCTTCGCCCGCATCGACGGCCGCAGCATCGGCATCGTGGCCAACCAGCCCGCCTTCTATGCCGGCGTGCTGGACATCGCCTCCAGCGAGAAGGGCGCCCGGTTCGTGCGCTTCTGTGACGCCTTCAACATCCCGCTCATCACCTTCGAGGATGTGCCGGGCTTCCTGCCGGGCGTGACCCAGGAGCACGGCGGCATCATCCGCCACGGCGCCAAGTTGCTCTTCGCCTTCTGCGAGGCCACGGTGCCCAAGATCACCGTCATCACCCGCAAGGCCTACGGCGGCGCCTACTGCGTCATGGCCAGCAAGCACATCCGCACGGACTTCAACTTCGCCTACCCCACGGCGGAGATCGCCGTCATGGGCGCGGAAGGCGCCATGAACGTGCTGCACGGCAAGTCCATCGCCATCGCGCCCGATCCCGTTGCCAAGAAGGCCGAGCTGGTGGCCGAGTACAACGAGAAGTTCGCCAATCCCTACATCGCCGCCGAGTTCGGATTTATCGACGAGGTGATCCTGCCCCGTGAAACGCGCCTGAAACTCATCAAGGCCCTGGCCTTCCTCGACACCAAGCGCGACACCATGCCGCCCAAGAAGCACGGGAACATCCCCTTGTAG
- a CDS encoding aspartate ammonia-lyase codes for MDAITSVLRRCEIFSGLSDADLSLIARAARRREVPAGTALFTQGEPRRGATVIAEGRVEILRDNGDGPEPVVILGPGDVAGEQSFLAVSTHTASGVALTPVVLLDLDREMVLANLSQDGTAAIAVLSKVASVLHQRLLYSATPRTGREQAYASGRIRKESDLIGPMDVPEDALFGVQTLRAVHNFPITGTPTSHFPAMIRALAMVKQGAARANAKLGLLEPAIADAIDRASQEIIDGHWHGHFPTDMVQGGAGTSTNMNANEVIANRALELLGHKRGEYAFCHPNDHVNLGQSTNDVYPTALRLTTIFMLKSLLEAMDRLKAALHAKGKEFSDVIKMGRTQLQDAVPMTLGQEFEAYAVTTGEDIQRLRETARLFLEVNMGGTAIGTGICADPRYPEIVVEELRKVTGLDIVLAENLVEATPDTGAFVMFSGVVKRAAVKLSKLCNDLRLLSSGPRCGFGEINLPAMQPGSSIMPGKVNPVIPEVVNQVAFSVIGNDLTITLAAEAGQLQLNVMEPVLAYALATSMRTLTAAVNVLTSKCIVGITANRERCLDLVEHSIGIVTAVMPAIGYKRATEVAKEALETGVPVRELILRKGWLSQAELDEAFSLEAMTQPRPIR; via the coding sequence ATGGATGCGATCACGTCTGTCCTGCGCCGCTGCGAAATCTTCTCCGGTCTCTCCGACGCGGACCTCAGCCTCATCGCCCGGGCCGCCCGGCGCCGGGAGGTGCCGGCCGGAACGGCCCTCTTCACCCAGGGCGAACCCCGTCGCGGGGCCACGGTCATCGCCGAGGGCCGCGTGGAGATCCTCCGCGACAACGGGGATGGCCCGGAACCCGTCGTGATCCTGGGCCCCGGGGACGTGGCGGGCGAGCAGTCCTTCCTGGCCGTCAGCACCCACACCGCCAGTGGCGTGGCCCTCACGCCGGTGGTGCTCCTCGACCTCGACCGCGAGATGGTCCTCGCCAACCTGAGCCAGGACGGCACCGCCGCCATCGCCGTGCTCAGCAAGGTCGCCAGCGTCCTGCACCAGCGGCTGCTCTACTCGGCCACGCCCCGCACGGGCCGGGAGCAGGCCTACGCCAGCGGCCGCATCCGCAAAGAGTCGGACCTCATCGGCCCCATGGACGTGCCCGAGGACGCCCTCTTCGGCGTGCAGACCCTGCGCGCCGTGCACAACTTCCCCATCACGGGCACGCCCACCAGCCACTTCCCCGCCATGATCCGGGCCCTGGCCATGGTCAAGCAGGGCGCCGCCCGGGCCAACGCCAAGCTGGGCCTGCTGGAACCCGCCATCGCCGACGCCATCGACCGGGCCTCCCAGGAGATCATCGATGGCCACTGGCACGGCCACTTCCCCACGGACATGGTGCAAGGCGGCGCGGGCACCTCCACCAACATGAACGCCAACGAGGTCATCGCCAACCGGGCCCTGGAGCTGCTGGGCCACAAGCGGGGCGAGTACGCCTTCTGCCATCCCAATGACCACGTGAACCTGGGCCAGAGCACCAACGACGTCTACCCCACGGCCCTGCGCCTCACCACGATCTTCATGCTGAAGAGCCTGCTGGAGGCCATGGACCGCCTGAAGGCGGCCCTCCACGCCAAGGGGAAGGAGTTCTCCGATGTCATCAAGATGGGCCGCACTCAGCTGCAGGACGCCGTGCCCATGACGCTGGGCCAGGAGTTCGAGGCCTACGCCGTCACCACCGGCGAGGACATCCAGCGCCTGCGGGAGACCGCCCGGCTGTTCCTGGAAGTGAACATGGGTGGCACGGCCATCGGCACGGGCATCTGCGCCGATCCCCGGTACCCCGAGATCGTGGTCGAGGAACTGCGCAAGGTGACCGGCCTGGACATCGTCCTGGCGGAAAACCTGGTGGAGGCCACCCCCGATACCGGCGCCTTCGTCATGTTCTCCGGCGTGGTCAAGCGCGCCGCCGTGAAGCTGAGCAAGCTCTGCAACGACCTGCGCCTGCTCAGCAGCGGCCCCCGCTGCGGCTTCGGCGAGATCAACCTGCCCGCCATGCAGCCCGGCAGCAGCATCATGCCCGGCAAGGTGAACCCCGTGATCCCCGAGGTGGTGAACCAGGTGGCCTTCTCGGTCATCGGCAACGACCTCACCATCACGCTCGCCGCCGAGGCCGGCCAGCTCCAGCTGAACGTCATGGAGCCCGTGCTGGCCTACGCCCTGGCCACCAGCATGCGCACCCTGACCGCCGCCGTGAACGTGCTCACCAGCAAGTGCATCGTGGGGATCACCGCCAACCGCGAGCGCTGCCTGGACCTGGTGGAGCACAGCATCGGCATCGTCACCGCCGTCATGCCCGCCATCGGCTACAAGCGCGCCACCGAGGTGGCCAAGGAGGCCCTGGAGACCGGCGTCCCCGTGCGAGAACTCATCCTCCGCAAGGGCTGGCTGAGCCAGGCCGAGCTGGACGAGGCCTTCAGCCTGGAGGCCATGACCCAGCCCCGGCCCATCCGCTAG
- a CDS encoding beta-ketoacyl-ACP synthase, with amino-acid sequence MHRVVVTGMGGVTPLGDSWEAIGPAMEAGRSGVKTMTAWDQYPEIQTRLGVPIEHFDVPEHYPRKMVRSMGRVALLGVRATELALADAGLLGDPILRSGHTGVAYGSSFGSVEPMVALGKSLAVGRISGIGATGYIQAMSHTAAVNIGVFFGLTGRVIPTSTACTSSSQAIGYAYETIQQGRQTVMIAGGCDELTIYTAAVFDTLYATSLKNDTPEATPRPFDTDRDGLVVGEGGCTLILEDRDHALARGARIYAEVLGFGTNSDGAHITQPQKETMAETIRLALRDADLRPEEVDWVNAHGTATEHGDIAESHATFEVFQRPIPIVSFKSYFGHPLGACGSIEAWVGIHMTLAKRVAPTLNLVNPDPRCAELDYIQTTPRHLDATCFVSNNFAFGGINTALVFRCPA; translated from the coding sequence ATGCATCGCGTGGTCGTGACCGGCATGGGCGGCGTCACGCCCCTCGGAGACAGCTGGGAGGCCATCGGCCCCGCCATGGAGGCGGGCCGCAGCGGCGTGAAGACCATGACCGCCTGGGACCAGTACCCCGAGATCCAGACCCGCCTCGGCGTCCCCATCGAGCACTTCGACGTGCCGGAGCACTACCCCCGCAAGATGGTGCGCTCCATGGGCCGCGTGGCCCTGCTGGGCGTGCGCGCCACCGAGCTGGCCCTGGCCGACGCGGGCCTCCTGGGCGATCCCATCCTGCGCAGCGGCCACACCGGCGTGGCCTACGGCTCCTCCTTCGGCAGCGTGGAGCCCATGGTGGCCTTGGGGAAGAGCCTCGCCGTGGGCCGCATCAGCGGCATCGGCGCCACGGGCTACATCCAGGCCATGAGCCACACGGCGGCCGTGAACATCGGCGTCTTCTTCGGCCTCACGGGCCGCGTGATCCCCACCAGCACCGCCTGCACCTCCAGCAGCCAGGCCATCGGCTACGCCTACGAGACCATCCAGCAGGGCCGGCAGACCGTGATGATCGCCGGGGGCTGCGACGAGCTCACCATCTACACGGCCGCCGTCTTCGACACGCTGTATGCCACCAGCCTGAAGAACGACACCCCCGAAGCCACTCCGCGCCCCTTCGACACGGACCGCGACGGCCTCGTGGTGGGCGAGGGGGGCTGCACCCTCATCCTCGAGGACCGCGACCACGCCCTGGCCCGCGGTGCCCGGATCTACGCCGAGGTGCTGGGCTTCGGCACCAATTCCGACGGCGCCCACATCACCCAGCCCCAGAAGGAGACCATGGCCGAGACCATCCGCCTGGCCCTTCGGGATGCGGACCTCCGGCCCGAAGAGGTGGACTGGGTCAATGCCCACGGCACCGCCACTGAGCATGGCGACATCGCCGAGAGCCACGCGACCTTCGAGGTCTTCCAGCGCCCCATCCCCATCGTGTCGTTCAAGAGCTACTTCGGCCATCCCCTGGGCGCCTGCGGCTCCATCGAGGCCTGGGTGGGCATCCACATGACCCTGGCCAAGCGCGTCGCCCCCACCCTCAACCTGGTGAACCCCGATCCCCGCTGCGCCGAGCTGGACTACATCCAGACCACCCCCCGCCACCTGGATGCCACCTGCTTCGTGAGCAACAACTTCGCCTTCGGGGGCATCAACACGGCCCTGGTCTTCCGCTGCCCCGCCTGA
- the fabG gene encoding 3-oxoacyl-ACP reductase FabG, whose product MTATPSIPSRQVLVTGASGRLGRAIALRLAQDGFHVTAHCHRKVDEARAVCAAISAAGGSADWIAFDVADREAAQRQLEARVAAQGPFYGIVCNAGITRDGAFPALSGEDWDQVLSVGLDGFFNVVHPLILPMIKTRKGGRIVCISSVSGVVGNRGQVNYSAAKAGLIGAAKALAVEVASRGITVNCVAPGLIESEMVDETVLERALQAIPMDRVGQPEDVAAAVAFLCSDGANYITRQVLGVNGGLV is encoded by the coding sequence ATGACCGCCACCCCCTCCATCCCCTCCAGACAGGTCCTCGTCACCGGCGCCAGCGGCCGCCTGGGGCGGGCCATCGCCCTCCGTCTGGCCCAGGATGGCTTCCACGTCACGGCCCACTGCCACCGCAAGGTGGACGAGGCCCGAGCGGTCTGCGCGGCCATCTCGGCCGCGGGCGGCAGCGCGGACTGGATCGCCTTCGACGTGGCGGACCGCGAGGCGGCCCAGCGCCAGCTCGAGGCCCGGGTGGCCGCCCAGGGCCCCTTCTACGGCATCGTCTGCAACGCGGGCATCACCCGGGATGGCGCCTTCCCCGCCCTCAGCGGCGAGGACTGGGACCAGGTCCTCAGCGTCGGGCTGGATGGCTTCTTCAACGTGGTGCATCCCCTGATCCTCCCCATGATCAAGACCCGCAAGGGCGGCCGCATCGTCTGCATCTCCAGCGTCTCGGGCGTGGTGGGGAACCGGGGCCAGGTGAACTACAGCGCCGCCAAGGCCGGCCTCATCGGGGCCGCCAAGGCCCTGGCGGTGGAGGTCGCCAGCCGCGGCATCACCGTCAACTGCGTCGCCCCCGGGCTCATCGAGTCGGAGATGGTGGACGAGACCGTGCTGGAGCGGGCCCTGCAGGCCATCCCCATGGACCGGGTGGGCCAGCCCGAGGATGTGGCCGCCGCCGTGGCCTTCCTGTGTTCGGACGGGGCGAACTACATCACGCGCCAGGTGCTCGGCGTCAACGGAGGACTGGTCTGA
- a CDS encoding ApeP family dehydratase: MSSLPQVTDLILHRGPSVLLARILEVSATRCRASVRLEPGAWYLQADGSAPAWVGLEWMAQAAAAFSGHRHREAGREPRIGFLLGTRTYEALVPSFPVGLELEVEAEVLFLDDSGPGAFTCEVRHKGETLARARLKAIETP, translated from the coding sequence ATGAGCTCCCTGCCGCAGGTCACGGACCTGATCCTCCACCGGGGCCCCTCGGTGCTTTTGGCGCGCATCCTGGAGGTGTCCGCCACCCGCTGCCGCGCCTCGGTGCGCCTCGAACCCGGGGCCTGGTACCTGCAGGCGGACGGCAGCGCCCCCGCCTGGGTGGGCCTGGAGTGGATGGCCCAGGCCGCCGCGGCCTTCAGTGGCCACCGCCACCGCGAGGCGGGCCGGGAGCCCCGCATCGGCTTCCTGCTGGGCACCCGCACCTACGAGGCCCTGGTCCCAAGCTTTCCGGTGGGACTCGAGCTGGAGGTGGAAGCGGAAGTCCTCTTCTTGGATGATTCCGGCCCCGGCGCGTTCACATGTGAGGTTCGCCACAAAGGCGAAACCCTTGCCCGTGCTAGGTTGAAGGCGATCGAAACCCCATGA
- a CDS encoding beta-ketoacyl-[acyl-carrier-protein] synthase family protein codes for MTGPERCHLSALGLVTALGRGKEAVATGLFRGTTTGLVLEEGWLPEGPARVGRVPGQLEALPARFADDDSRNTRLLLAALGEIQDEVDREISRHGRHRIGVVLGTSTSGIEASERALAHALTEGSLPPEFHYRQQEIGRLAPFLAEYLGLTGPALTVSTACTSSGKALVTARNLLRLGLCDAVITGGSDSLCKLTLNGFASLESATATLCNPLSRNRCGINVGEAAVLFLLRREPAEVALLGAGASSDAHHISSPEPSGRGAEAAMRAALAEAGLRPGGIGYLNLHATATLKNDEMESLATARVFPDGVPCSGTKPLTGHALGASAAAELAFGWLALHPRWNPERRLPPHRWDGEADPALPALRLTTEASRLDGPRVCMSNAFAFGGNNLSLIIGATP; via the coding sequence ATGACCGGACCCGAGCGCTGCCACCTCTCGGCCCTGGGGCTGGTGACCGCGCTGGGCCGTGGCAAGGAGGCCGTGGCGACGGGCCTGTTCCGCGGCACCACGACGGGACTGGTGCTGGAGGAGGGCTGGCTGCCGGAAGGTCCGGCCCGCGTGGGCCGGGTGCCTGGGCAGCTGGAGGCCCTTCCTGCCCGTTTCGCCGACGACGACTCCCGCAACACCCGGCTGCTGCTGGCGGCGCTGGGAGAGATCCAGGACGAGGTGGACCGCGAGATCAGCCGCCACGGGCGCCATCGGATCGGCGTGGTGCTGGGCACCAGCACCTCGGGCATCGAGGCCTCCGAGCGGGCCCTGGCCCATGCCCTGACGGAGGGCTCCCTGCCCCCGGAGTTCCACTACCGGCAGCAGGAGATCGGCCGCCTGGCCCCCTTCCTCGCTGAGTATCTGGGCCTCACGGGCCCCGCCCTGACCGTGTCCACGGCCTGCACCTCCAGCGGCAAGGCCCTCGTCACCGCCCGCAACCTGCTGCGGCTCGGCCTCTGCGACGCCGTGATCACCGGGGGTTCCGATTCCCTCTGCAAGCTGACCCTCAACGGCTTCGCCTCCCTGGAATCCGCCACGGCCACCCTCTGCAACCCCCTGAGCCGGAACCGCTGCGGCATCAACGTGGGCGAGGCCGCCGTGCTGTTCCTCCTCCGCCGGGAGCCCGCCGAGGTGGCCCTGCTCGGGGCCGGGGCCTCCAGCGACGCCCACCACATCTCCTCGCCCGAGCCCTCGGGTCGCGGCGCGGAGGCCGCCATGCGCGCCGCCCTCGCCGAGGCCGGGCTGCGCCCCGGGGGGATCGGCTACCTCAACCTCCACGCCACCGCCACGCTGAAGAACGACGAGATGGAGAGCCTCGCCACGGCCCGGGTCTTCCCGGACGGCGTGCCCTGCAGCGGGACGAAGCCCCTCACGGGCCATGCCCTGGGCGCTTCGGCGGCGGCGGAGCTGGCCTTCGGCTGGCTCGCGCTCCACCCGCGCTGGAATCCCGAACGGCGCCTCCCGCCCCACCGCTGGGATGGCGAGGCGGATCCGGCCCTGCCGGCGCTGCGGCTCACCACCGAGGCCAGCCGCCTGGACGGCCCCCGGGTCTGCATGTCCAACGCCTTCGCCTTCGGCGGCAACAACCTCAGCCTGATCATCGGGGCGACGCCATGA
- a CDS encoding acyl-CoA thioesterase: MTPPLTAVVTLEVPFHDVDSMGIVWHGHYLKYFEIARTALLRRVGMDLAEMNASGCVWPVVTCDVKYLRPLRYGQVFRVEATLQDYDCRLKIAYAISDPASGERLTRATTVQFPVDATTGETRYETPAGLVEAIERARA; the protein is encoded by the coding sequence ATGACGCCTCCCCTCACCGCCGTCGTGACCCTGGAAGTCCCGTTCCATGACGTGGACTCCATGGGCATCGTCTGGCACGGGCACTACCTCAAGTACTTCGAGATCGCCCGGACGGCCCTCCTGCGGCGCGTCGGCATGGACCTGGCGGAGATGAACGCCTCGGGCTGCGTCTGGCCCGTGGTCACCTGCGACGTGAAGTACCTCCGGCCCCTGCGCTATGGCCAGGTCTTCCGCGTGGAGGCCACCCTTCAGGACTACGACTGCCGGCTCAAGATCGCCTACGCCATCTCCGACCCCGCCAGCGGCGAGCGGCTGACCCGCGCCACCACGGTGCAGTTCCCCGTGGACGCCACCACTGGCGAGACCCGCTACGAGACGCCGGCAGGCCTGGTCGAGGCCATCGAGCGGGCCAGGGCATGA
- a CDS encoding glycosyltransferase family 2 protein, which translates to MTDFRPCLIVPVFNPGPALGRTLGALLLHRLPIFVQDDGSTEATRLELEALAASQPLIRLGRWDRNQGKGAAVVEALRRAHAAGFTHGLQVDADGQHDPEAVGPFLVLGEAHPDAIIAGVPRYEGPVPTARRYGRWFTHAWVWLETLSFAIGDSLCGFRLYPLEAAVRLAGRVALPLRMDFDTAIIVRLHWASLPILNAPVRVTYPADGVSHFDVLRDNLRITRMHTRLVCGMLLRLPRLLARKIRPRGSNPAHWSRIQERGTALGLRIALWTYRLLGRRGLRFITEFVAAYFFVTGREARRASRDYLQRLHDSSGPLPELPRPPRLRDQYRHVRTFALSYVDRFLAWMDAGDATVDFPEEAAFHAQLASGRGALFLSAHLGNLDMLRGLGALRGIQGLNAVVYSEHVVRFQDLLKEINPGYESNLIHLPEVTVGTAMALEDKVAKGESLFLVGDRPPASENGRTVPVPFLGREAPFPMGPIFLAHLLQCPVYLFFCIKEGTAYRVHMETFADRIDLPRRGREAALKDWVTRYAAAVEAHCRRAPFQWFNFYDFWGPVSALSASPSVPPPASPAAP; encoded by the coding sequence ATGACCGACTTCAGGCCCTGCCTCATCGTGCCGGTGTTCAATCCCGGCCCCGCGCTGGGCCGCACCCTCGGGGCCCTGCTCCTGCACCGCCTGCCCATCTTCGTGCAGGACGACGGCAGCACCGAGGCCACCCGGCTGGAGCTGGAGGCCCTGGCCGCCAGCCAGCCCCTGATCCGCCTCGGCCGCTGGGACCGGAACCAGGGCAAGGGCGCCGCGGTGGTCGAGGCCCTGCGCCGGGCCCATGCGGCAGGCTTCACCCACGGCCTCCAGGTGGACGCCGATGGCCAGCACGACCCCGAAGCCGTGGGCCCCTTCCTGGTCCTGGGCGAGGCCCACCCGGACGCCATCATCGCCGGCGTGCCCCGCTATGAGGGTCCCGTGCCCACGGCCCGCCGCTACGGGCGCTGGTTCACCCATGCCTGGGTCTGGCTGGAGACCCTCTCCTTCGCCATCGGAGACTCGCTCTGCGGGTTCCGCCTCTACCCGCTCGAAGCCGCCGTGAGGCTCGCCGGGCGCGTGGCCCTGCCCCTGCGCATGGACTTCGACACCGCCATCATCGTCCGCCTCCACTGGGCGAGTCTGCCCATCCTGAACGCCCCGGTGCGGGTCACCTACCCGGCCGACGGCGTGTCCCACTTCGATGTCCTCCGGGACAACCTCCGGATTACGCGGATGCACACCCGCCTGGTCTGCGGAATGCTGCTCCGCCTGCCGCGCCTCCTTGCGCGCAAGATCCGCCCCCGTGGCTCGAACCCCGCCCACTGGTCCCGGATCCAGGAGCGGGGCACCGCCCTGGGCCTGCGCATCGCCCTGTGGACCTACCGCCTCCTGGGGCGCCGGGGGCTGCGCTTCATCACCGAGTTCGTGGCGGCCTACTTCTTCGTCACGGGGCGCGAGGCGAGGCGGGCCTCTCGGGACTACCTGCAGCGTCTCCACGACAGCTCGGGGCCCCTGCCGGAGCTGCCCCGGCCACCCCGGCTCCGGGACCAGTACCGCCACGTGCGCACCTTCGCCCTGTCCTACGTGGACCGCTTCCTGGCCTGGATGGATGCGGGGGACGCCACCGTCGACTTCCCGGAAGAGGCCGCCTTCCACGCCCAGCTGGCCTCGGGCCGGGGCGCCCTGTTTCTCAGCGCCCACCTGGGCAACCTGGACATGCTGCGGGGCCTGGGCGCGCTCCGCGGCATCCAGGGCCTGAACGCGGTGGTGTATTCCGAGCACGTGGTGCGCTTCCAGGACCTCCTCAAGGAGATCAACCCCGGCTACGAATCGAACCTCATCCACCTGCCAGAGGTGACCGTGGGCACCGCCATGGCCCTGGAGGACAAGGTCGCCAAGGGCGAGAGCCTGTTCCTGGTGGGGGACCGGCCCCCCGCCTCCGAGAACGGTCGCACGGTCCCCGTGCCCTTCCTGGGCCGCGAGGCACCCTTCCCCATGGGCCCCATCTTCCTGGCCCACCTGCTCCAGTGCCCGGTGTACCTGTTCTTCTGCATCAAGGAGGGAACCGCCTACCGGGTCCACATGGAGACCTTCGCCGACCGCATCGACCTGCCCCGCCGCGGCCGGGAGGCGGCGCTGAAGGACTGGGTGACGCGGTATGCGGCGGCGGTGGAGGCGCACTGCCGGCGGGCCCCCTTCCAGTGGTTTAATTTCTATGATTTCTGGGGCCCGGTGTCTGCCCTTTCCGCCTCGCCATCCGTTCCTCCACCCGCATCCCCGGCCGCCCCATGA
- a CDS encoding ApeI family dehydratase, producing the protein MPFPGELRAKAGDPGTFALQVEENHPAFEGHFPHEPILSGLIQVDWAIRLGREVFACPGTFQGLEHLKFQAPIRPEEPLELDLTWDAAAGHLEFCYSGREGRKSQGIAVFRPTP; encoded by the coding sequence GCCAAGGCCGGAGACCCGGGGACCTTCGCCCTCCAGGTGGAAGAGAACCATCCCGCCTTCGAGGGGCACTTCCCCCACGAACCGATCCTGTCCGGCCTCATCCAGGTGGACTGGGCCATCCGCCTGGGACGGGAGGTCTTCGCCTGCCCGGGCACCTTCCAGGGCCTGGAGCACCTCAAGTTCCAGGCTCCCATCCGCCCCGAGGAGCCCCTGGAGCTGGACCTCACCTGGGACGCTGCCGCGGGCCATCTGGAATTCTGCTATTCGGGCCGGGAGGGCCGGAAATCCCAGGGCATCGCGGTCTTCCGCCCGACCCCATGA